One genomic region from Prunus persica cultivar Lovell chromosome G3, Prunus_persica_NCBIv2, whole genome shotgun sequence encodes:
- the LOC18782835 gene encoding zinc finger BED domain-containing protein DAYSLEEPER, which produces MDIPTTPTDNNGLPSSETQTNRRRRKKSIVWEYFTIETVGAGSTKAFCKQCKRSFAYITGSKLAGTSHLKRHIALGICPVSRQKNQMTPFTPGSKTAATDAPKRRSRANSGYARVSFDQDRCNHDIAKMIIMHGYPLHIAEQLGFINFVQTLQPQFNLVSWNTVQNECVGIYLREKQNLLNLISGIPGKVSLTVDLWTSNQNLGYVFLTGHFIDDHWNLYRQILNVIMVPSPDSGDTFSQAILTCLSDWHLEGRLFTLTLDQSLSNETIIGNLKGLLSVKNPHMLNSQLLLRNCYARVLSSLACDVLVAMRETIAKVRESVKFVKTSESHEEKFVQLKQQLQVPSTKNLSVDDLTKWDTTYHMLVAACELREVFACLDTYDPDYNINILLEEWKQVETLCTYLKLLFDAANIVTAPVYPSANVFFQEVSRIQMELMHAAMSVDPFVSYLMRPLYEKFDKYWENCCLVLAVAVIMDPRYKMKIVELEFNRIYGENAETWIRIVDDGIHELFLDYMMQMLTLPETPMDEGNDSIIKTEAPEEASQEGSLLSSVDGLQDFELYISDITGGQQMKSELDQYLEEAFTDRVEDFDVLVWWRLNRMKYPTLSRMASDILSISVSTVASDSVFDTEIKRMDSYQTSLGPATLEALICAKDWLKYGSFPQPPAL; this is translated from the coding sequence ATGGATATTCCTACTACTCCAACTGATAATAATGGGTTACCCAGTTCAGAAACTCAGACAAACAGGCGCAGGAGAAAGAAGTCTATTGTTTGGGAGTACTTCACAATTGAAACTGTTGGGGCTGGAAGTACTAAGGCTTTCTGTAAGCAGTGCAAGAGATCTTTTGCTTACATTACTGGTTCAAAGCTCGCAGGCACAAGCCACCTAAAACGACATATTGCCTTGGGAATCTGCCCAGTAAGTCGTCAGAAAAATCAGATGACTCCTTTTACACCAGGCTCCAAGACTGCTGCTACTGATGCACCAAAACGACGATCCAGAGCAAATTCTGGATATGCGAGAGTCTCTTTTGATCAGGACCGTTGCAATCATGACATTGCTAAGATGATAATTATGCATGGGTATCCACTTCACATTGCGGAACAACTAGGATTCATCAATTTTGTCCAAACACTTCAACCACAGTTCAATTTGGTAAGCTGGAACACTGTTCAAAATGAATGCGTGGGTATTTACcttagagaaaaacaaaaccttttGAATCTTATCAGTGGAATTCCAGGAAAGGTCAGCCTTACAGTGGATTTGTGGACTTCAAATCAGAACCTGGGCTATGTATTCTTAACAGGACACTTCATTGATGATCACTGGAATTTATATCGTCAGATTCTTAATGTTATTATGGTACCATCTCCAGATTCAGGTGACACTTTTAGTCAAGCTATTTTGACCTGCTTATCTGATTGGCATCTGGAGGGCAGGTTGTTTACCCTCACACTTGACCAATCCCTCTCTAATGAAACCATAATTGGAAATCTTAAAGGGCTTCTTTCTGTCAAGAACCCACACATGCTTAACAGTCAGTTATTGCTACGAAATTGCTATGCTCGCGTTTTGAGTAGTCTTGCATGTGATGTACTGGTGGCAATGCGCGAAACAATTGCGAAAGTTCGTGAAAGCGTCAAGTTTGTGAAAACTTCAGAATCCCATGAAGAAAAGTTTGTTCAGCTGAAGCAACAACTTCAAGTTCCTAGCACAAAGAACCTTTCAGTCGATGACCTAACTAAATGGGACACAACTTATCATATGTTGGTGGCAGCTTGTGAATTGAGGGAAGTATTTGCTTGCTTAGATACGTATGATCCTGATTACAACATAAATATATTGTTGGAGGAATGGAAGCAGGTAGAGACGCTATGCACATACTTaaagcttttgtttgatgCAGCCAACATTGTAACTGCCCCAGTGTACCCTTCAGCCAATGTATTCTTTCAGGAAGTATCAAGAATTCAAATGGAACTGATGCATGCAGCCATGAGTGTGGATCCCTTTGTCAGCTACCTGATGAGACCTCTGTATGAAAAGTTTGACAAATATTGGGAAAACTGCTGCCTTGTTTTAGCAGTTGCTGTTATTATGGATCCGAggtacaaaatgaaaattgtaGAGCTCGAATTCAACAGAATCTATGGTGAGAATGCCGAGACATGGATTAGGATTGTTGATGATGGCATTCATGAACTGTTCCTTGATTACATGATGCAAATGCTTACTCTACCTGAAACACCAATGGATGAAGGGAATGACAGCATCATCAAAACAGAGGCACCCGAAGAAGCATCTCAGGAGGGGTCTCTGCTGTCTTCTGTGGATGGGCTTCAAGATTTTGAATTGTACATATCTGATATCACAGGTGGCCAGCAAATGAAGTCAGAACTAGATCAGTATCTGGAAGAGGCCTTTACGGATCGAGTGGAAGACTTCGATGTTCTGGTTTGGTGGAGACTGAACAGAATGAAGTACCCAACTCTCTCTAGGATGGCTTCTGATATTTTGTCGATATCGGTGTCTACCGTTGCCTCTGACTCTGTGTTTGACactgaaataaaaagaatggATAGTTACCAGACTTCATTAGGTCCAGCAACTCT